One genomic region from Clostridium saccharobutylicum DSM 13864 encodes:
- a CDS encoding RHS repeat-associated core domain-containing protein produces MFEIKDELGRTVQYKYTGNYLTAVIHVDQGITRYTYDEKGYISSITDQNGNTYTKNFFDKKGRVIRQDFPNDDTCKITYDDSEKEVTFYSY; encoded by the coding sequence GTGTTTGAAATAAAAGATGAGCTTGGAAGAACAGTTCAATATAAATACACTGGAAATTATTTAACAGCTGTTATCCATGTTGACCAGGGAATTACAAGATATACCTACGATGAAAAAGGATATATAAGCAGCATAACAGACCAAAATGGAAATACTTATACGAAAAACTTCTTTGATAAAAAAGGAAGAGTAATCCGTCAGGATTTCCCAAATGATGATACCTGCAAGATAACATATGATGATTCAGAAAAAGAAGTAACATTCTATTCATATTAA